The proteins below come from a single Chelmon rostratus isolate fCheRos1 chromosome 10, fCheRos1.pri, whole genome shotgun sequence genomic window:
- the vgll4a gene encoding transcription cofactor vestigial-like protein 4, which produces MLFTRMDLLNSQFLDKMNNNIGRLHYEDESRTPSLPAAIANISGPPPHCPSKRKYGEEQMDDRINCDDDHMTKMSRLFATQLARPSAGDNRNEHWSHSHTPVEQITFSSNGLHGNHLYASISGYAVDQPLALTKSSHDIGVGGRERSVMSGTVERQQNRPSVITCAPASNRNCNLSHCHMNGCSPSPPADQKKTNANTVSDPVIEEHFRRSLGRNYKEAEPVSNSVSITGSVDDHFAKALGDAWLQIKAKGGGHQTPEADP; this is translated from the exons ATGCTGTTCACTAGAATGGACCTGTTGAACTCTCAGTTCCTggacaaaatgaacaacaacatcGGGAGACTGCACTATGAAG ATGAGTCCAGGACACCCTCCCTGCCCGCTGCTATCGCCAACATAAGTGGGCCTCCTCCACACTGCCCAAGCAAACGGAAGTACGGCGAAGAACAAATGGACGACCGAATCAACTGTGATGATGACCACATGACCAAAATGAGCAGATTGTTTGCCACTCAGCT GGCCCGTCCCTCTGCTGGAGACAACCGTAATGAGCACTGGAGCCACAGCCACACTCCTGTGGAGCAAATTACTTTCTCCTCGAACGGTCTCCATGGGAACCACCTGTATGCTTCCATTTCTGGCTATGCTGTAGACCAGCCTCTGGCTCTGACCAAAAGCAGCCACGACATTGGAGtcggggggagagagaggtctGTCATGAGTGGGACTGTAGAGCGTCAGCAG AATCGGCCCTCTGTTATTACCTGTGCCCCAGCGAGCAACCGCAATTGTAACCTCTCGCACTGCCACATGAATGGCTGCTCACCCAGTCCACCTGCAGATCAGAAGAAGACCAATG CTAACACAGTAAGCGATCCTGTCATTGAGGAGCACTTCCGTCGCAGCCTCGGAAGAAACTACAAAGAAGCAGAGCCTGTGTCCAACTCGGTGTCCATCACAGGTTCAGTGGATGACCACTTTGCCAAGGCGCTGGGAGATGCTTGGCTCCAAATCAAGGCCAAGGGCGGGGGTCATCAAACTCCAGAGGCAGATCCATGA